The DNA region cggtcaaagcgAGACGAATTACggagggagggagtaatatGTTAAGCTCTAGCCCTCTCATGAATTGGAGTTGGGATCTTTCTAGCTTTGTTATTTTTTTGGTCAGATTTATTTGTGTTCATTTATTATATCTTTGGCAGATTCAATTAATAATGTTGTCTTGATTCTTCATAAGTATTAAGAGTTTGTTGCTATTTTTTTGGTACAAAGTTTGTTGCTATTTTAATGATACTGTTTTATCGAGGTCTCTTTTAGAGTGAGCATTTCTGCTTATATAAAAGAATCAGTAGTAAATGGCATTAGTTACAATCAAATCCCCTCTTTACGGTGACCTACTATTTGGTGGCGAAATTGTGtgattacaaatttaaaaatccAAGTTTGATGGATATTATCTAAAGTGCATGCATATAGTAGTATAGACTGGTACTAAATCATGATATGCTAGTTATCATTTTTGTGTCATAAAATATATCGGAATTTGTTTTTATATGCCTGACAATTTTAAATGCATCAGAAGCTGAAGGATCAAAGTTTATCCACTTATATTTTAACAAAGAGTATAAATTTTAAGCTtgtgaaaaatatcaaattttgatAAAGATTTGTGAGTTATGGACCATTTTACCCCTTTAAATAAAAAGTGAACTACGTGAATAATTCCTGATCTTGAAGAGTTAGACCTTTCTAGTtactgaactttaaaaatatcacgagaaatcTATGAATTTAGAGGTTAATCACATATTTGAtctttttttccacttttttgACATATTTTAAGACCGAAATGCCTCTCAAGACATGGAAGGCATTTGTAtactccactaattttttctctCACACTTTCttctctattttattatctcttcactttaactttataatagtaatattaattttgtaaaacatATGCGAAAAAAAGAACTAACACAACTAACTTGGGACGGATGTAATAGTAATTATTcttatgaataaaaaataaatattttaatgaaatttatactataataaataaaatatacttagcataatctaatttattttgatcataTCATAAATGAATCAAACTCAAATTCGGACCCTACTTGAATAAACAACTCAGACTACCAAGCTCAAAACACTTCATCTCATAAATTGGATCCGAGTCCGACCCATTACATTATTCCAGATTAAAAATATACTTCAGCCCATAAAATAATCTAGCCCAATAAATTGTTCTAATTGGGAGTAACTTTGATTATTAACAATTAAATGCAATTTCTTATcaatagtagtactccctccgtccgccattaggagtcccatttaaggacggcacgagttttaagaaatgttaagaaaagtgcgTGGAAAAAAGTGAGTGAAATAGATGTCTCagttgtatatattaattttaaatgaaatgtgagtggaatgagttagtggaaggtgagaccatattaccatttattgtaaaaagtgaaccgggacttcTATTtgcggacgaactaaaatggaaaaacgggactcctattcgtggaaaGAGAGAATATGAGTTAATTATACACCTATTTGGGGACATCTCTCCCACGATtccgcctctctctctctctctctctctctctcttctccacTCCTCTCTGCCCTACCGACCGCCACCTAAGGTCGAGTTCGACGCAACGACCGGACCCGAACAACAGTCTCCTATCTCCCTCAACCCCACAGTGAGTCATATTTTACTCGCTATTGATTCCTCTTAGCAATATCATtgttagttttagtttttagaTATTTAGCAGATGATTTTAGCTTGAGTTGAAAACTTGGAATTGAAATTGGGTTTtgatatagtagtattatgATTATATCAGAAGTATAACAAAACTACAAGCTGTATTAATCGAGTTGAAAACTTGGAATTTAAATTGTGGTTTGATATAACATAGTATTATGAGACTGTGGGAATTGAAATTAGGTTTTTAAATGAGCTTTATCATGGTTGGATACCCGATTGGGTAATTTTTCACCCAATTTGACACCCCTAATCGTTTGTTAGAAACGCTGCCTCTGTGCGAGCTACTTTTTGAATAAAACTAGGGAAAAGGGTTTAATTTAAGTATCGTTGCTTATACCTAATTTAATTGTTAGTTGCTTGATTGGTGTTGTAAATTTTTCCAGAGGCTACCAAATTTTACTAGAAGATGGATGAGTATCAGGAGAGGGAAAGGTTCGGCATGGATAATGATTATGATGATGGCCAGTGGATTGGTGGCGAGTTTTATGGCAAGCGCAGACAGAAACGTGTGCAGACCAAAGACGATGTTCTTTACGGTGTGTTTGCTTCTGGTGATAGTGACTCTGACGAGGGGTTTGGGTCGAAGAACAAGCGCAGGAAGGATTCGTCGAAGAAGACTGACTACTCTAAGCCAGTCAGTTTTGTTTCGACTGGCACAGTTATGCCCAGTCAGGAGATTGAACATAATTCCAAGGAGGATAATGATGTaatggaggaggaggatgtcAAACCTGCTGGTTTAGGCCTCGGATTTGGTTCTGCTGATTCGAAAAGGGCAAATGAAGAcaaggaagaagatgatgacTTCTTGCCTACTGCCTTTGGGAAGATTATCAGGGAAGGTGCGAAGTTGCGGGAAGAGAAGGAAAAGGAGAAGGCTAGGGCAGCCAAAAAATCATCTCAAGCTAGCAAAAGGGACTTGGACCCAAATGGTGTTGGTGAATTTGAGAAGCATACCAAGGGTATTGGAATGAAGTTGCTTGAGAAGATGGGCTACAAGGGTGGCGGTCTTGGTAAAAATGAGCAGGGAATCACAGCTCCTATTGAGGCCAAGCTTCGGCCTAAGAATATGGGAATGGGTTTTAATGACTACAAAGAAGCCGTTCGTCCAGCAATACAGGAAGTAGATGAAAAATCTGTTCCACGTCCAAGCCATTCTCTAGACGGTCGCAATAATGAAAATCTTTGGTCGAAGAAAGTTTCAAAGAAGAAGGCTTATATAACAGCTGCAGAACTGTTGGCCCAGAAGGAAGAGAAAGGTTTTGAAGTTGTTCAGAAGGTTTTTGACATGAGAGGGCCACAAGTTCGGGTTTTGACAAATTTGGAAAACTTGAATGCAGAAGAAATGGCCAGGGAAAATGATGTCCCGATGCCAGAACTTCAGCATAATATCAAATTGATAGTTGATATAATTGAGCATGACATTCAGAGACTTGATGGTAATCTGAGAAACGAAAGGGAGACTGTGGTTGCTTTACAGAAGGAAAAGGAGAAGCTGCAAAAGGAGGCTGATGACCAGAAACAACGGCTTGGAAACATGGAGGAGATAATAGCTGTATTGGACCAATTGGGCGAGAAGAGCTCTTCAGGATTGTTAACTTTAGAATCACTTGCTAAATCATTTGTAGATTTACAGACAAGATTTCCGGATGAGTACACATTATGCAACTTATCTTGCATTGCGTGTTCGCATGCTCTGCCTCTATTTATTAGAATATTTCAGGGATGGGACCCACTACAGAATCCAACTCATGGAACTGAGGTTGTATCATTGTGGAAGACACTGTTGCAAGGAAAAGATTCTTTGAATTTCTCAAGTACAGCTTCTCCATACGTGCAGCTGCTTATGGAAGTCGTATTTCCTGCTGTAAGAATATCTGGGACCAACTCTTGGCAGGCAAGGGACGCAGAGCCCATGCTTAGGTATTTGGATTCTTGGGAAGAGCTTTTGCCTCCTCCTATCCTACAGGCCATACTCGACAGCGTTGTTATGCCAAAAATATCAGCTGCTGTAGACTCTTGGGATCCGCATAGAGAAACTATTCCCATCCATGAGTGGATCCACCCTTGGTTACCATTGTTGGGTCACAAGTTTGAGAATTGCTATCACACGATTCGCAATAGATTGGCCAGTGTTCTTCATGCTTGGCACCCAAGTGATGGATCAGCTTTTGCCATATTGTCTCCTTGGAAGACTGTCTTTGATCCTGCCAGTTGGGAGCACTTAATGGTTCGGTACATCATTCCAAAACTATTGACTGTCATGCATGAATTCCAGATAAATCCAGCCAATCAGAGTCTCGAACAATTTAATTGTGTCGTGAAATGGGTGTCTGCTATTCCTACTCATCACATGCTGCAGTTAATGGATGTTTTCTTTAATAAGTGGCAAGAAGTGCTTTATCATTGGTTGTGTTCGAAACCAAATTTTGATGAAGTGACCCAGTGGTATCTCAACTGGAAAGAGCTCCTTCCTCAAGAACTTCAGGCAAATGAGCATATCCGGTATAGGCTTAATCTTGGTTTGGCCATGATGAACCAGGCGGTTGAAGGCATGGAGGTGGCTACACCTGGATTGAAAGAGAATATTAGCTATCTCAGGGTGCGCGAGCAAAGGCAGTTTGAAACTCAGAAAAAAGCTGCTGCACAAGCTCAACATAGGACCATGCCAAGTTCGGATAATGAAATTCCAGCAGAGGGCATTAGTGGTGGAAACGAGATGAGCTTGAAAGAAGTTATCGAAATCCATGCTCAGCAAAATGGTTTGCTGTTCAAGCCCAAACCTGGTAGATTGCAAGATGGGCATCAAATATATGCATTTGGTAATATAAGCATAATTATAGACTCCCTCAACCAAAAGGTGTTTACCCAGACCGAGGGCAGATGGTCCCTCGTATCACTTGAGCAGCTGCTGGAATTGCAAAGTCGTTCGAAGATGAGGCGATAATGAGCTTCAGAAACTCCTTAAAAGTACATCCGTGAGAAACATAGCCA from Salvia splendens isolate huo1 chromosome 9, SspV2, whole genome shotgun sequence includes:
- the LOC121748575 gene encoding septin and tuftelin-interacting protein 1 homolog 1-like, with translation MDEYQERERFGMDNDYDDGQWIGGEFYGKRRQKRVQTKDDVLYGVFASGDSDSDEGFGSKNKRRKDSSKKTDYSKPVSFVSTGTVMPSQEIEHNSKEDNDVMEEEDVKPAGLGLGFGSADSKRANEDKEEDDDFLPTAFGKIIREGAKLREEKEKEKARAAKKSSQASKRDLDPNGVGEFEKHTKGIGMKLLEKMGYKGGGLGKNEQGITAPIEAKLRPKNMGMGFNDYKEAVRPAIQEVDEKSVPRPSHSLDGRNNENLWSKKVSKKKAYITAAELLAQKEEKGFEVVQKVFDMRGPQVRVLTNLENLNAEEMARENDVPMPELQHNIKLIVDIIEHDIQRLDGNLRNERETVVALQKEKEKLQKEADDQKQRLGNMEEIIAVLDQLGEKSSSGLLTLESLAKSFVDLQTRFPDEYTLCNLSCIACSHALPLFIRIFQGWDPLQNPTHGTEVVSLWKTLLQGKDSLNFSSTASPYVQLLMEVVFPAVRISGTNSWQARDAEPMLRYLDSWEELLPPPILQAILDSVVMPKISAAVDSWDPHRETIPIHEWIHPWLPLLGHKFENCYHTIRNRLASVLHAWHPSDGSAFAILSPWKTVFDPASWEHLMVRYIIPKLLTVMHEFQINPANQSLEQFNCVVKWVSAIPTHHMLQLMDVFFNKWQEVLYHWLCSKPNFDEVTQWYLNWKELLPQELQANEHIRYRLNLGLAMMNQAVEGMEVATPGLKENISYLRVREQRQFETQKKAAAQAQHRTMPSSDNEIPAEGISGGNEMSLKEVIEIHAQQNGLLFKPKPGRLQDGHQIYAFGNISIIIDSLNQKVFTQTEGRWSLVSLEQLLELQSRSKMRR